A window of the Henckelia pumila isolate YLH828 chromosome 3, ASM3356847v2, whole genome shotgun sequence genome harbors these coding sequences:
- the LOC140893132 gene encoding probable serine/threonine-protein kinase PBL18, whose amino-acid sequence MVNILVSFMSSTVLILSISSFLKDYNPKLCDFGMITGGIFPDRTKITSEVVIGCYGYIDPHAAYQCTWSLGQDVFTFGTILLSLISKRVYTEEDRLCDDTPNVNDWAWDEYDHNLIKCSLSTKV is encoded by the exons ATGGTGAACATCTTGGTGTCGTTTATGAGTTCAACAGTTTTGATTCTCTCTATATCCTCATTCCTGAAG GACTATAATCCAAAGTTATGTGATTTTGGTATGATCACTGGTGGAATATTTCCAGACAGAACAAAGATTACAAGTGAGGTGGTTATTGGGTGCTATGGTTATATCGATCCACATGCAGCTTACCAAT GTACATGGTCACTTGGACAAGATGTTTTTACATTTGGGACTATACTTCTGAGTTTGATATCTAAAAGAGTTTACACTGAAGAAGATAGGCTGTGTGATGACACGCCTAATGTTAACGACTGGGCCTGGGATGAATATGATCATAACTTGATTAAGTGCTCACTTTCCACAAAAGTTTAG
- the LOC140886209 gene encoding probable receptor-like protein kinase At1g33260 isoform X1: protein MSTMEKKSKKTVGSSSEAFKTQQRKDDSTRVFTYAQLSEMTNQFDNLVGEGQYAKVYKGRLNNKDIAVKIYLKQKKMYWENEIKALMAFDHPNIVTLLGTNDNNDDERLCLVLNYLPKNLEVVLEEGNLGWPQVHKILSQLAAAIGKISGKIFVVGDIKPKNVLLDEEYNVCLCDFGSAKIGGKDLPTVNTRQKKYYLMEREHQLPMSTVSV, encoded by the exons ATGTCAACCATGGAgaaaaaatcaaagaagacTGTTGGTTCAAGTTCGGAAGCTTTCAAGACACAGCAG AGGAAAGACGACAGTACTCGAGTTTTCACGTATGCGCAACTCAGTGAAATGACGAATCAATTTGATAATTTGGTGGGTGAGGGACAATACGCAAAAGTTTACAAAGGAAGACTAAACAACAAAGATATTGCAGTGAAAATCTACTTGAAACAAAAGAAAATGTATTGGGAG AATGAAATAAAGGCTCTTATGGCATTTGATCATCCAAATATTGTAACATTGCTCGGAACAAACGACAACAATGACGACGAAAGGTTGTGTTTAGTCTTGAACTATCTTCCAAAAAACCTTGAAGTAGTTCTTGAAG AAGGGAATCTCGGATGGCCTCAGGTGCACAAAATACTCTCACAGCTCGCTGCAGCAATTGGAAAAATTTCGGGGAAAATTTTTGTGGTCGGCGATATAAAACCCAAAAATGTACTGCTAGATGAG GAATATAATGTTTGTTTATGCGATTTCGGATCAGCAAAAATTGGAGGAAAAGATTTGCCGACGGTAAATACGCGGCAAAAGAAGTACTACTTAATG GAAAGGGAACACCAGCTGCCGATGTCTACAGTTTCGGTGTGA
- the LOC140886209 gene encoding probable receptor-like protein kinase At4g10390 isoform X2, producing MSTMEKKSKKTVGSSSEAFKTQQRKDDSTRVFTYAQLSEMTNQFDNLVGEGQYAKVYKGRLNNKDIAVKIYLKQKKMYWEALMAFDHPNIVTLLGTNDNNDDERLCLVLNYLPKNLEVVLEEGNLGWPQVHKILSQLAAAIGKISGKIFVVGDIKPKNVLLDEEYNVCLCDFGSAKIGGKDLPTVNTRQKKYYLMEREHQLPMSTVSV from the exons ATGTCAACCATGGAgaaaaaatcaaagaagacTGTTGGTTCAAGTTCGGAAGCTTTCAAGACACAGCAG AGGAAAGACGACAGTACTCGAGTTTTCACGTATGCGCAACTCAGTGAAATGACGAATCAATTTGATAATTTGGTGGGTGAGGGACAATACGCAAAAGTTTACAAAGGAAGACTAAACAACAAAGATATTGCAGTGAAAATCTACTTGAAACAAAAGAAAATGTATTGGGAG GCTCTTATGGCATTTGATCATCCAAATATTGTAACATTGCTCGGAACAAACGACAACAATGACGACGAAAGGTTGTGTTTAGTCTTGAACTATCTTCCAAAAAACCTTGAAGTAGTTCTTGAAG AAGGGAATCTCGGATGGCCTCAGGTGCACAAAATACTCTCACAGCTCGCTGCAGCAATTGGAAAAATTTCGGGGAAAATTTTTGTGGTCGGCGATATAAAACCCAAAAATGTACTGCTAGATGAG GAATATAATGTTTGTTTATGCGATTTCGGATCAGCAAAAATTGGAGGAAAAGATTTGCCGACGGTAAATACGCGGCAAAAGAAGTACTACTTAATG GAAAGGGAACACCAGCTGCCGATGTCTACAGTTTCGGTGTGA
- the LOC140892566 gene encoding probable serine/threonine-protein kinase PBL7 codes for MVRMYGLCADGEHVGAMYELQASDSVHNLIPKDSFTWLQRIKVALGIASLLKFLHTRYSQYSPIIIHNLDAAHILLDENGYPRLCDFGMITGGIFSDRTVGKNDQVHGCYGYIDPSADEKGDWSDKQDVFSYGVILLGLITKRIHTEEDQQAHLPFVHEWARREHEASQSDSDMKAFRRSLVHESLTNDPDFDSDDGVEITAMAMKCMHVCVSKCPAMKQVLMSLLTLPVVKKHAPFLGAKKPLHHLKTGS; via the exons ATGGTAAGAATGTATGGATTATGCGCTGACGGTGAACATGTTGGTGCAATGTATGAGCTCCAGGCTTCTGACTCTGTGCATAACCTCATTCCAAaag ATTCTTTTACCTGGCTGCAAAGGATCAAGGTTGCCCTTGGAATTGCTAGCCTCCTAAAATTTTTGCATACTAGATATTCACAGTATTCACCTATCATAATTCACAATCTCGATGCTGCTCATATATTGCTTGATGAG AATGGTTATCCTCGTTTATGTGATTTTGGCATGATCACTGGTGGAATTTTTTCTGATAGGACGGTTGGTAAAAATGATCAAGTCCACGGATGTTATGGTTACATTGACCCCTCTGCTGACGAGAAAG GTGATTGGTCAGATAAACAAGACGTCTTTTCCTATGGGGTTATACTGCTAGGTTTGATAACCAAGAGAATTCACACGGAGGAAGACCAGCAAGCCCATTTACCTTTTGTTCATGAATGGGCACGGAGAGAGCATGAAGCCAGTCAATCAGATAGTGACATGAAAGCATTCAGGCGTTCACTTGTCCATGAAAGTTTGACAAATGATCCTGATTTTGATTCCGATGACGGGGTGGAGATCACTGCCATGGCAATGAAATGTATGCATGTATGCGTTTCGAAATGCCCAGCCATGAAGCAAGTTTTGATGTCTCTGCTCACACTTCCGGTTGTCAAGAAGCATGCTCCTTTTCTAGGAGCGAAAAAACCGCTCCACCATTTGAAAACTGGTTCTTGA